Proteins encoded together in one Bacteroides ovatus window:
- a CDS encoding glycoside hydrolase family 43 protein, with protein sequence MRNFKFLGVSFLLAITAATSGTAQNPIIQTKYTADPAPMVYNDTVFLYTTHDEDDAEGFKMLDWLLYTSTDMVNWTDHGAVASLKSFDWVKRDNGAWAEQVIERNGKFYMYCPIHGNGIGVLVSDSPYGPFKDPLNKPLVWQKEHWDDIDPTVFIDDDGQAYMYWGNPNVYYVKLNEDMISYSGEIVKLADKPEHYQEGPWVYKRNGHYYMAFASTCCPEGIGYAMSDKATGPWSTKGYIMRPTERTRGNHPGIIDYKGSSYVFGLNYDLLHLETFDHKERRSVSVAKMHYNPDGTIQEVPYWQETKLEQIENFNPYRRVEAETMAWGYGLKAENHKNGGLYITDIDDNEYLCVRGVDFGKKGAKKFSVSAACVEKGGMIEIRLDSIEGPVIGSVSISPTGGLDIYKQMSCRIKNAKGVHDLYFYFKGEKGNKLFNLDYWEFE encoded by the coding sequence ATGAGAAACTTTAAATTTTTAGGCGTGTCGTTTTTGTTGGCAATCACTGCCGCTACTTCAGGAACTGCACAAAATCCTATTATACAAACAAAATATACTGCCGATCCGGCTCCGATGGTATATAACGATACCGTTTTCCTTTATACAACCCATGATGAGGATGATGCCGAAGGATTCAAAATGTTGGACTGGTTGCTTTATACCTCCACTGATATGGTGAATTGGACCGATCACGGAGCGGTCGCTTCTCTGAAGAGTTTTGATTGGGTGAAACGTGATAATGGTGCCTGGGCAGAACAGGTCATCGAACGTAATGGCAAGTTTTACATGTATTGCCCGATTCACGGTAATGGTATTGGCGTATTGGTATCCGACTCTCCTTACGGTCCTTTTAAAGACCCTTTGAATAAACCATTAGTTTGGCAAAAAGAGCATTGGGATGATATTGACCCTACCGTATTTATTGATGATGACGGACAAGCGTATATGTATTGGGGCAATCCGAATGTTTATTATGTGAAACTGAATGAAGATATGATTTCATATTCGGGGGAAATAGTCAAATTGGCTGATAAACCGGAACATTATCAGGAAGGTCCGTGGGTATATAAACGTAACGGTCATTATTATATGGCTTTTGCTTCTACTTGTTGTCCGGAAGGGATTGGCTATGCTATGAGCGACAAAGCTACCGGACCATGGAGTACAAAAGGATATATTATGCGTCCAACGGAAAGAACCAGAGGAAATCATCCCGGAATTATTGATTATAAAGGCAGTTCTTATGTGTTCGGCCTAAATTATGATTTGCTTCATCTGGAGACTTTCGACCATAAAGAACGTCGTTCGGTATCTGTTGCAAAAATGCATTATAATCCGGATGGAACTATTCAGGAAGTTCCTTATTGGCAGGAGACGAAACTGGAACAGATTGAAAACTTTAATCCTTACCGTAGAGTGGAAGCTGAAACGATGGCTTGGGGATATGGTCTTAAAGCTGAAAATCATAAGAATGGTGGTTTGTATATAACCGATATTGATGATAATGAATATCTGTGTGTGCGTGGTGTCGACTTTGGCAAGAAGGGAGCAAAGAAATTCAGTGTAAGCGCAGCTTGTGTTGAAAAAGGCGGAATGATAGAAATTCGTCTGGATAGCATTGAAGGTCCGGTAATAGGTAGTGTCAGTATATCACCGACAGGAGGACTGGATATATATAAACAGATGTCATGTCGGATA
- a CDS encoding glycoside hydrolase family 97 protein: MSVEKNLKSRNMMKFFIVMAMLLGSSVASAENKQITSPDGKLVVTVADMDGRPSYSVSYDNVLFLKPSPLGIIANIGDFSSGMSLEKNVSTNKIDETYELASIKKSKVHYVANEAVFSFTQQGKTIYDVIFRISNNDVAFKYKMYPQGETLSCVVKQEVTGFVFPDGTTTFLCPQSKPMGGFARTSPSYETSYTADDVAGKNGWGEGYTFPCLFRNGDNGWTLVSETGVNGGYCASRLLGHKEGVYTIGFPQEGEANGNGTVSPGIALPGETPWRTITVGKTLAPIVETTVPFDVVKPLYQAKGEYTYGRGSWSWIIGMDGSTNYKEQLRYIDFSAAMGYQSVLVDALWDKQIGRDKIEELVKYGKDKGVALYLWYNSNGYWNDAPQTPRGIMDNAIARRKEMKWMQSIGIRGIKVDFFGGDKQMTMQLYEDILSDANEYGLLVIFHGCTLPRGWERMYPNFASSEAVLASENLHFSQGSCDNEAFNATLHPFIRNTVGSMDFGGSALNKYYNADNAPRGSRRVTSDVYALATAVLFQSPVQHFALAPNNLTDAPSWAIDFMKEVPTTWDEVRFIDGYPGKYVILARRHGDKWYIAGVNAQKETLKLKVNLPMFSNGEKVRLFSDDKVLQGGVKQIEIGKKQELQLAIPCNGGVLITK, from the coding sequence ATGTCAGTAGAAAAGAATCTAAAAAGTAGAAATATGATGAAGTTTTTTATAGTGATGGCTATGCTATTGGGTAGTAGCGTTGCAAGTGCAGAAAATAAACAGATAACAAGTCCTGATGGAAAGTTGGTAGTAACAGTCGCAGATATGGATGGAAGACCTTCTTATTCTGTTAGTTATGACAATGTTCTTTTTTTGAAGCCATCTCCATTGGGGATTATTGCAAATATTGGAGATTTTTCATCGGGGATGTCGCTGGAAAAGAATGTTTCAACCAATAAAATAGATGAAACATACGAGTTGGCTTCTATTAAAAAGAGCAAGGTACATTATGTGGCAAATGAAGCTGTATTTTCGTTTACACAACAAGGGAAAACAATTTATGATGTTATATTCCGCATAAGTAATAACGATGTTGCTTTTAAATATAAGATGTATCCGCAAGGTGAGACACTAAGTTGCGTGGTAAAGCAAGAAGTCACAGGATTTGTATTTCCTGACGGAACCACCACTTTCCTTTGTCCGCAAAGTAAACCGATGGGGGGATTTGCCCGTACTTCTCCAAGTTATGAGACGTCTTATACGGCAGATGATGTCGCAGGGAAAAATGGCTGGGGAGAAGGATACACATTTCCCTGTTTATTCCGTAATGGAGATAATGGTTGGACACTTGTTTCCGAAACGGGAGTAAATGGTGGATATTGTGCGAGCCGTTTGTTGGGACACAAAGAAGGGGTGTATACCATTGGATTTCCGCAAGAAGGTGAAGCAAATGGGAATGGTACGGTTTCTCCGGGGATAGCGTTGCCGGGCGAGACGCCTTGGCGTACTATTACTGTGGGCAAGACTTTGGCTCCAATAGTGGAGACAACCGTTCCTTTTGATGTTGTAAAACCGCTTTATCAGGCAAAAGGAGAGTATACGTATGGCAGGGGTTCATGGAGCTGGATTATCGGTATGGATGGAAGTACTAATTATAAAGAGCAACTCCGGTATATTGATTTCTCGGCAGCAATGGGCTATCAGTCCGTGTTGGTGGATGCTTTGTGGGATAAGCAAATAGGACGTGATAAAATTGAAGAATTGGTTAAATATGGGAAGGACAAAGGGGTGGCTCTTTATTTGTGGTATAATTCGAATGGGTATTGGAATGATGCTCCGCAAACTCCGAGAGGTATTATGGATAATGCGATAGCCAGACGTAAGGAGATGAAATGGATGCAAAGCATTGGTATCCGTGGAATAAAAGTTGACTTTTTCGGAGGTGACAAGCAAATGACTATGCAGTTGTATGAGGATATCTTGTCAGATGCAAACGAGTACGGTCTTTTAGTTATTTTCCATGGATGTACTTTGCCTCGTGGCTGGGAACGTATGTATCCTAACTTCGCATCGAGTGAGGCTGTATTGGCTAGTGAAAATCTTCATTTCTCTCAAGGCAGCTGTGATAATGAGGCTTTTAATGCCACCCTGCATCCGTTTATCCGTAACACTGTGGGTAGCATGGATTTTGGAGGTAGTGCATTGAACAAATATTATAATGCGGATAATGCTCCACGGGGAAGCCGGCGGGTGACATCAGATGTCTACGCACTGGCTACGGCGGTTCTATTTCAGAGTCCGGTACAGCATTTTGCTCTGGCACCGAATAACCTGACCGATGCTCCGTCGTGGGCAATTGATTTTATGAAAGAGGTTCCAACGACTTGGGATGAGGTACGTTTCATTGACGGTTATCCTGGTAAATACGTTATTCTTGCCCGTCGTCATGGAGACAAATGGTATATTGCCGGAGTAAATGCGCAGAAGGAAACACTGAAACTTAAAGTTAATTTGCCGATGTTCTCCAATGGAGAAAAGGTGAGACTATTTAGTGATGATAAGGTATTGCAGGGTGGTGTGAAACAAATAGAAATAGGGAAGAAACAAGAATTACAATTGGCTATTCCTTGCAATGGTGGAGTATTAATAACCAAATAA
- a CDS encoding TIM-barrel domain-containing protein, which translates to MKIHHLFWGICLCFSTNILFAQNYQKTSSGIKTTVNAVDIEVQFFAPAVARVIKSPEGVAYEKQSLSVIAKPEKVSFKADIQDNKIVLNTSELSVSVDTGTGIVSYFSKDGKSLLAEKSGMQFIDFDDAGTKTYQVYQPFILDKEEAIYGLGQLQNGKMIQRNMTKNLIQGNVEDVSPFFQSTKGYGVFWDNYSPTLFTDNEVETSFRSEVGDCVDYYFMYGKDADGVIAQVRSLTGQAPMFPLWTYGYWQSKERYKSQEEVVDVVRKYRELGIPLDGIIQDWQYWGHNYLWNAMDFQNPTFNNPQKMMEDVHAMNAHMAISIWSSFGPMTKPYRELDKKGMLFNFTTWPQSGLESWPPNMEYPSGVRVYDAYNPEARDIYWKYLNDGIFKLGMDAWWMDSTEPDHLDWKPEDMDTKTYLGSFRRVRNAYPLMTVGGVYDHQRAVTSDKRVFILTRSGFLGQQRYGANVWSGDVASTWESFRNQIPAGLNFSLCGMPHWNSDIGGFFAGHYNKSWNDDSASKNPLYQELYVRWLQFGTFNPMMRSHGTDVYREIYKFGKKGEPVYDAIEKMIGLRYSLLPYIYSTSWEVSNRQSSFMRALMMDFVDDRKVWDINDEYMFGKSILVAPIAHAQYTPEAVVKVSEEEGWNRDGAKKTKTDAAVDFMETKSTNIYLPAGTLWYDFWTNEKHEGGKEITKETTLDVIPLYVKAGSIIPVGPQVQYATEKPWDHLELKVYAGANGNFILYEDEFDNYNYEKGAYTEIPISWNNASRKLTIGARKGAYEGMLKNRKFTVTLQDGTQKNIDYNGKAISVKF; encoded by the coding sequence ATGAAAATACATCATCTATTTTGGGGTATATGTTTATGCTTCAGCACAAATATCTTATTCGCACAGAACTATCAGAAAACATCGTCCGGTATCAAAACCACTGTAAATGCAGTGGATATAGAAGTACAATTCTTTGCGCCTGCTGTGGCGAGAGTAATAAAGTCACCGGAAGGTGTTGCCTATGAAAAACAGAGTCTTTCTGTAATTGCCAAACCTGAAAAGGTGAGTTTCAAAGCTGATATACAAGATAATAAGATTGTATTGAATACCAGTGAACTAAGTGTCAGTGTGGACACCGGGACGGGAATTGTTTCTTATTTCTCAAAGGATGGCAAATCATTATTGGCAGAGAAATCCGGTATGCAGTTTATCGATTTCGATGATGCCGGGACAAAAACTTATCAGGTTTATCAACCTTTTATATTAGATAAGGAGGAAGCTATTTATGGTTTGGGACAATTGCAAAATGGAAAGATGATTCAGCGGAACATGACCAAAAATCTGATACAGGGAAATGTTGAAGATGTGTCGCCATTCTTCCAGTCCACCAAAGGATATGGTGTGTTTTGGGATAACTATTCGCCGACTCTTTTTACGGACAACGAAGTTGAAACATCTTTTCGTTCTGAAGTAGGTGATTGTGTAGACTATTATTTCATGTATGGGAAGGATGCCGATGGTGTAATAGCACAAGTACGCAGCTTGACCGGGCAAGCACCGATGTTTCCTTTATGGACTTATGGTTACTGGCAAAGTAAAGAAAGATATAAAAGCCAGGAGGAAGTGGTAGACGTTGTTCGTAAATATCGTGAATTGGGTATTCCTTTGGATGGCATTATTCAGGATTGGCAATATTGGGGGCATAACTATTTGTGGAATGCGATGGATTTTCAGAATCCGACTTTCAATAATCCTCAAAAGATGATGGAGGATGTCCATGCGATGAACGCACACATGGCTATATCTATCTGGTCGTCATTCGGACCGATGACCAAACCTTATAGAGAATTGGACAAAAAAGGTATGTTGTTTAATTTCACTACCTGGCCGCAATCGGGGTTGGAGTCATGGCCCCCCAATATGGAATATCCTTCCGGTGTAAGAGTGTATGATGCTTACAATCCCGAAGCGCGTGACATTTATTGGAAATATCTGAATGATGGAATTTTTAAGTTGGGAATGGATGCCTGGTGGATGGATTCTACCGAACCCGATCATTTGGATTGGAAGCCGGAGGATATGGATACCAAAACCTATCTGGGCTCGTTCCGTAGGGTGCGCAATGCTTATCCGTTGATGACTGTCGGAGGGGTTTACGACCATCAGCGTGCAGTGACTTCGGACAAACGGGTGTTTATTTTAACCCGTTCGGGATTCTTGGGGCAGCAACGTTATGGTGCAAATGTATGGAGTGGTGATGTCGCTTCCACATGGGAGAGTTTTAGAAATCAGATTCCTGCCGGATTAAACTTTTCTTTGTGTGGTATGCCTCACTGGAATAGTGATATTGGTGGCTTTTTTGCAGGACATTATAATAAAAGCTGGAATGATGATAGTGCTTCAAAAAATCCATTGTATCAGGAGCTTTATGTGCGTTGGTTGCAGTTTGGGACGTTCAATCCGATGATGCGTTCGCACGGGACGGATGTTTATAGGGAAATCTATAAGTTCGGAAAGAAGGGCGAACCTGTATATGATGCTATCGAGAAGATGATAGGTTTACGTTACTCTCTGTTGCCTTATATTTATTCTACTTCTTGGGAGGTGAGCAATCGTCAATCGAGTTTTATGCGCGCTTTGATGATGGATTTTGTAGATGACAGAAAGGTGTGGGATATCAATGACGAATATATGTTTGGAAAATCGATCCTTGTGGCTCCGATTGCTCATGCACAATATACACCGGAAGCTGTGGTAAAAGTCTCCGAAGAAGAAGGATGGAACAGAGATGGAGCGAAAAAAACAAAAACTGACGCTGCTGTGGATTTCATGGAAACGAAATCTACTAACATATACTTACCGGCAGGAACGCTATGGTATGACTTCTGGACGAACGAGAAACATGAAGGCGGAAAGGAAATTACCAAAGAGACTACACTGGATGTTATTCCATTGTATGTAAAAGCGGGTAGTATTATTCCTGTCGGTCCACAAGTTCAGTATGCAACTGAAAAACCGTGGGATCATCTTGAATTGAAGGTGTATGCGGGTGCGAATGGAAACTTCATTTTATATGAAGATGAATTTGATAATTACAATTATGAAAAAGGAGCTTATACGGAAATTCCAATCTCTTGGAATAATGCATCTCGTAAATTGACGATAGGGGCAAGAAAAGGTGCGTATGAGGGAATGTTGAAGAACCGTAAGTTTACTGTAACTCTTCAGGATGGGACTCAAAAAAACATCGATTATAATGGGAAAGCGATTTCTGTAAAGTTTTGA
- a CDS encoding glycoside hydrolase family 43 protein codes for MRTLKLILSGWQSVGLVVFIMLFFNMEVSGKGKITKNAPVFTQFIYQGEDAIYQNNPLKPGEFYNPILQGCYPDPSITRKGNDYYLVCSSFAMFPGVPIFHSNDLVNWKQIGHVLDRTSQLKVEDCGISAGVYAPAIRYNPNNDTFYMITTQFSGGFGNMVVKTKNPENGWSDPIKLQFEGIDPSLFFDDNGKAYVVHNDAPAKANERYSGHRVIKIWDYDVENDKVVPGTDRIIVNGGVNIEEKPIWIEAPHIYKKDGRYYLMCAEGGTGGWHSEVIFVSDHPKGPYLPANNNPILTQRYFPANRADKVDWAGHADLVEGPDGKYYGVFLGIRPNEKNRVNTGRETFILPVDWSGTFPVFENGLIPMKPTLKMPSGVENQTGKNGYLPSGNFVFKDDFSDKTLDFRWIGLRGPREEFVDMTDKGLRIVPFTSNINEVKPTSTLFYRQQHNQFTAAATMEYKPKNEKDFAGITCYQNERYHYVFGITKKGKDYYLILQRTEKGQASVLGEVKIETEKPVTLQVTANGDDYRFNYSIDGKGFINLGGTVSGDILSTNEAGGFTGAMIGLYATSVGY; via the coding sequence ATGAGAACATTAAAATTGATTTTGTCGGGCTGGCAATCCGTGGGGCTTGTCGTATTTATTATGTTGTTTTTTAATATGGAGGTGAGTGGCAAGGGTAAAATAACGAAAAATGCTCCTGTCTTTACGCAATTTATTTATCAGGGGGAGGATGCTATTTATCAAAACAATCCTTTAAAGCCGGGTGAGTTCTATAATCCTATTTTGCAGGGTTGCTATCCCGATCCGAGTATAACGCGGAAAGGTAATGATTATTATTTGGTGTGCTCATCTTTTGCTATGTTTCCCGGGGTACCTATTTTCCATTCTAATGATTTGGTCAACTGGAAACAAATCGGTCATGTGCTGGACAGAACGTCACAATTAAAGGTTGAAGATTGCGGTATTAGTGCAGGTGTATATGCTCCTGCTATAAGATATAATCCCAATAATGATACGTTTTATATGATAACCACTCAATTTTCCGGTGGCTTTGGAAATATGGTGGTAAAGACAAAGAATCCGGAGAATGGCTGGAGTGATCCGATCAAACTTCAATTTGAAGGCATTGATCCTTCTCTTTTCTTTGATGATAATGGCAAGGCATACGTGGTACATAATGATGCTCCTGCTAAAGCAAACGAGCGTTACTCGGGACACCGTGTCATAAAAATATGGGATTATGATGTGGAGAATGATAAAGTGGTTCCGGGAACGGACCGGATCATCGTAAACGGTGGCGTCAATATAGAAGAAAAACCGATATGGATTGAAGCTCCTCATATCTATAAGAAAGATGGACGTTATTATTTAATGTGTGCGGAAGGAGGAACCGGAGGCTGGCATAGCGAAGTCATTTTTGTAAGTGATCATCCGAAAGGACCTTATCTTCCGGCAAATAATAATCCTATTTTAACTCAACGTTATTTTCCTGCAAACCGGGCGGATAAAGTAGACTGGGCTGGTCATGCAGACTTAGTGGAGGGACCCGACGGAAAATATTATGGTGTATTTTTAGGAATACGCCCCAATGAGAAGAACAGAGTGAATACCGGACGCGAAACTTTTATTCTTCCGGTGGACTGGAGCGGAACATTTCCCGTTTTCGAGAATGGGCTTATCCCTATGAAACCTACATTGAAGATGCCTTCGGGAGTAGAGAACCAAACAGGAAAAAACGGTTATTTGCCTAGTGGCAACTTTGTCTTTAAGGATGATTTCTCCGATAAGACATTAGACTTTAGATGGATTGGTCTTAGAGGTCCTCGTGAAGAATTCGTTGATATGACCGATAAAGGATTGCGGATCGTCCCTTTTACCTCAAATATCAATGAAGTGAAACCTACTTCTACCTTGTTCTACCGTCAGCAGCATAATCAATTTACAGCGGCAGCAACCATGGAGTACAAACCGAAAAATGAGAAAGATTTTGCCGGTATAACATGTTATCAGAATGAAAGATATCACTATGTTTTCGGTATCACTAAAAAGGGAAAAGACTATTACCTGATACTGCAAAGAACCGAAAAAGGACAAGCGAGTGTCCTGGGTGAGGTGAAGATAGAAACAGAGAAACCTGTGACACTGCAAGTAACAGCCAATGGAGATGATTATCGTTTTAATTATTCGATTGATGGCAAGGGTTTCATAAATTTAGGAGGAACCGTTTCCGGTGATATTCTTTCTACTAATGAGGCTGGTGGCTTTACAGGAGCAATGATTGGGCTGTATGCAACATCTGTTGGTTATTAA